The following proteins are encoded in a genomic region of Magallana gigas chromosome 1, xbMagGiga1.1, whole genome shotgun sequence:
- the LOC105319468 gene encoding uncharacterized protein gives MATSSTNDSSVSTSLATSTPAKENYDFPDISDNLKTELAIALDGLCYEAYRQSVTLRPFRIRNCNAADSNRGKAFSEAYCDVEMESNKAFLLGDIFRHGLDMLIEFIENKTIPESKEKQIVLRKLLSFIKSIDEGSGLPVDDPEQLSETDLSLLLANHLFGKLATTNRYLINKSRADKCKNGCPCDQRNCELNGTFGDTSLGNTQVWHGSIDILINNDIILESVDEDKTGNSGGKSAETKAATEILSKNGQIIAETIVFSFLQRQTHPEWSSFLTPCVAVGGLNMLVMFYDCEHDVLLESSMIPLFETTETSEETPRKINMAAILVSWLVVNYKYFCSSLTKDMKVTYKAEFFSQMRDNVDIYEKKMSFGNVGTSDRSRLKSRKRERVVRNEYLFEKHRKLSKMMFERNHWSWSDIYE, from the exons ATGGCAACTTCAAGCACAAATGACTCTTCTGTGTCTACAAGTCTTGCAACTTCAACACCTGCAAAGGAAAATTACGACTTCCCAgatatttctgataatttaaaaacagaattagCCATAGCACTTGATGGCCTATGTTATGAGGCATACAGACAGTCAGTTACGCTTCGGCCATTCAGAATTCGTAATTGTAACGCAGCGGATTCTAACCGGGGCAAAGCATTCTCAGAAGCGTATTGTGACGTAGAAATGGAGTCGAATAAAGCGTTCTTGTTGGGAGATATATTCCGCCATGGACTTGACATGCTTATAGAAttcatagaaaataaaacaatacctGAAAGCAAGGAGAAGCAAATTGTGTTAAGGAAGTTGCTGTCATTCATTAAATCAA TTGATGAAGGCAGTGGTTTACCTGTTGATGACCCTGAGCAGCTGTCGGAGACAGATTTATCTCTTCTTTTGGCCAATCATTTGTTTGGGAAGCTGGCAACAACCAATCGTTATTTGATCAACAAGAGCCGCGCAGATAAATGTAAAAATGGTTGCCCCTGTGATCAACGTAATTGTGAACTTAACGGAACATTTGGTGATACTAGTTTAG GTAACACACAGGTCTGGCATGGAAGCATAGACATCCTTATCAACAATGATATCATCCTCGAGAGTGTTGATGAAGATAAGACGGGAAACTCTGGTGGAAAATCAGCTGAAACAAAGGCAGCAACagagattttgtcaaagaatggACAGATAATTGCAGAGACAATTGTGTTTTCTTTCCTACAGAGACAAACTCATCCGGAATGGAGTAGTTTCTTAACACCATGTGTTGCAGTTGGAGGACTTAATATGCTTGTTATGTTTTATGATTGTGAGCATGATGTTCTCTTGGAAAGTTCAATGATTCCTTTATTTGAAACAACAGAAACATCTGAGGAGACACCAAGAAAGATTAACATGGCAGCCATCTTAGTTTCATGGCTCGTTGTTAACTATAAATACTTCTGCTCTAGCTTGACTAAAGACATGAAAGTCACATATAAAGCAGAGTTCTTCTCTCAGATGAGGGACAATGTTGATATTTATGAAAAGAAGATGTCATTTGGAAATGTTGGAACTTCAGATCGTTCAAGGCTGAAAAGCAGAAAACGTGAAAGAGTTGTACGAAACGAATACCTGTTTGAAAAACACAGGAAACTGAGTAAAATGATGTTTGAAAGGAATCATTGGAGTTGGAGTGACATTTATGAGTAA
- the LOC105320013 gene encoding uncharacterized protein yields the protein MKKMAIQPIYAYKFTSTSHVRVRGPYDTTIEFTGKGDTTRVQVSDFSGVSEFETTVPVTERAILYKSDNASEQMMFFLGDSLEDYPSESYVYGETDWQVGITRNVDGQFTTYSCTATRDETSGNDRRYINYDFKIQLEQNGAILSSAMDYVDFANNVATGSYDIILNTQNLRRDGVTVKNLYVEVRVRPLYSVDRSVKWWFPLL from the exons ATGAAAAAGATGGCTATCCAACCCATCTATGCTTACAAGTTTACCTCCACCAGTCACGTGAGAGTCCGTGGTCCTTACGATACGACCATTGAATTTACCGGAAAAGGAGATACAACGCGTGTCCAAG TATCCGATTTTAGTGGTGTATCCGAGTTTGAAACAACAGTCCCCGTAACAGAGAGGGCTATACTGTACAAATCAGACAACGCCTCGGAACAAATGATGTTCTTTCTGGGAGACAGTCTAGAAGACTACCCATCAGAAAGCTATGTATACGGAGAGACAGACTGGCAGGTTGGCATCACAAGGAACGTCGACGGCCAATTCACAACATACTCATGCACGGCAACTCGCGACGAAACTTCTGGCAACGACCGAAGATACATCAACTACGATTTCAAGATTCAACTGGAACAAAATGGCGCAATTCTTAGCAGCGCTATGGACTATGTTGATTTTGCAAATAATGTGGCAACGGGCTCGTACgacatcattttaaatactCAAAACCTAAGACGTGATGGGGTTACAGTAAAAAATCTCTATGTAGAGGTTCGAGTAAGGCCTTTGTATAGCGTTGACAGGAGTGTCAAGTGGTGGTTTCCTTTACTTTAA